ATGATGAACGGCGCCGTTACTATTGGCACTATGGATGGCGCGAATATTGAAATTTGCGAGGTGGTAGGCCGCGACAACATTTTTATCTTTGGCCTTACGGCAGAAGAAGTGGCCAACTATTATCACAACGGCGGCTACTGTTCATGGGATGTTTATGCCAAAGACTCAAGGGTAAAAACCGTTGTGGACCAGTTGGTTAACGGTTTTTTCCCGGTAGCCGGCGAAGAATTCCGCATCCTTTATGATGATCTAACTCATAACAATGATCCCTTCTTCGTATTAAAGGATTTTGCTTCATATGCCGATACTCAGTTAGAGGTGGATAAAACCTTCAGGGATAAATATAAATGGCAGAAAATGTCTCTAGTCAACATTGCTCACTCAGGTAAATTCTCCAGCGACAGGACAATCACCGAATATGCCACCCAAATCTGGAAGATTAAACCGGAAATAATTACAAATCCTAGGTGATAGGGTTCCCCGCCAGGTTTTTACATGGAGAGGTGGGTGGGTTCTCATGCTACCGTTAAGAAGCGACTACACCCGCAAACCACAGACAGGAAGGCAGAAAGTTCCCGCATGTTCGAAAATGGCAAAGGGCGCTGTGCTACAAAAAAGAAACTGCCGCTGTGGAAGTAAAACAACCGTTGCTCCGAGGTTACGGGCGGAGACAGTGTAAAACTCCGTTCAGTTGAAATCTCTGACCCCGGCCAAATCGCCGTCCATGGCTCGTGGCCGGGTTTCCGGCGTCCGTGCCGGAAACAGCGATTTCAAGCCCTCACTGTCGTTAACACTGTCTACCCGCCCTCCACCAAGTCGCAACTTATTGTTTTACCTCAACAGCGGCCTCTTACTCCCCCTTACCCAACCTTCCAATAGACGTATCAGAGCGTAGGAAACATTTAACCTCCTTACGTCCCATAGTTCATCTCGAGCCATTTTTTGTAGTCACCTGTTTTCACACTTTCTACCCAATCTTTATTGTGCAGATACCAGTCGATGGTTTTGTTTAATCCGGTTTCAAAGGTTTCCCGCGGTTTCCAGCCTAATTGGTCTCTGATCTTTGTTGCATCAATGGCATAGCGCAGGTCATGACCGGGCCTGTCTTTGACAAAAGTAATGAGCTTTTTGAATTCCTGCGGGTCTTTGTCCAGCTTTTCGCCAAGCAGGTCGCATATCTTGTGTACTATATCAATATTTTTCCACTGGTTATTACCGCCAATATTATATGTCTCTCCAACATTCCCCTTCTCTATGACCGTCCAGATAGCCTCGCAGTGGTCCTCTACAAAAAGCCAGTCCCGCACGTTTTCGCCGGTGCCGTAGACAGGTAAACTTTTTCCTTCCAAGGCATGTAAAATCATCAGGGGAATAAGTTTTTCGGGAAATTGGTAAGGTCCGTAATTATTGGAACAGTTCGTTACCTTAACAGGCAAGCCATAGGTACGGTGATAAGCCCTGACCAAATGGTCGCTGGAAGCCTTGGAAGCCGAATAAGGGCTACTGGGGTCATATCGGGTTTCTTCCGTAAAATATCCTGTTTCACCCAGCGAACCGTATACCTCGTCGGTACTTACGTGGTGAAACAGTTTCCCCGGCCGGTCTCCCCAGTATTTACGACAGGCTTCCAATAAATTAAAAGTGCCTAAAATATTGGTGTTAATAAAATCAGCCGGCCCCAGGATGCTTCTGTCCACGTGGCTTTCCGCAGCAAAATGGACAACTATGTCCGGTTCGTATTTTTCAAATACGGCAGCCACGGTCGAATAATCGGCTATATCACCGCGCACAAACACATAATTTTGCTTGGCCTGAATATTTTTTAAGTTCAGCAGATTAGCCGCGTATGTCAGCTTGTCGAGGTTTATAAATCGGCAGTCAGGGTACCTGGGTACAAACAGATTCAGGAAATTTGACCCGATAAACCCCGCTCCGCCCGTCACCAGTATTTTCATTTTATCGCTCCTTTATTTTAAATTGTAATCAATAACTTTAAGCGCCCATAGTTTTTATTTGTTCACCTTTAGACTGTGTGCCCTTTCCTGAAAATATTTAACATTCGTTCCAGAATTCCTGTCTACACCGGGGGCTTTTTCCCACGTACCTGTTTAATTTTTAATGAAAATCAGGTATAATCAGTTACCGCCAGCCTGTTTTTTTCGGATAATTGGCTTTGCTAGCATGTCTTTAAAACTACACCCACTGTGTCCGTCCTGGAACGATTTCTTACAAATTGGAAGTATTTAATAATGTACACGCAGAAAAATGAATAAAAAAGCATGACCGAGTCATAAAAGCAAGACCGTCGTAACAAAGGCTTCATTGAGGTACGTAAACGTGAAAAGAATAATTATAGGTTTCTCGCTAATAATCATGATATTTTCATTCTACGGGGTATCGGCTTGGGCTTCCTCCCCAGATTCCGAAGAATCTCTGACTGATGCGATTTATGCCCCCTCACCGTCTCGGCAAAAATTCGAGAAACTACCAAGTAATGAAACCGGTGTTTTGCCTGCACCGTCATTTCCAAAAACCATGGTCGTGGTTAATAACGGAGAAAATTCTTTTGTTAAGGTTAAAGTGCAGCCTAACAAAAGATCCAAAACAGTTGGAAAAATATATGGAAGTTTGACAGGTATCGAAGTTCTCCGTTCAGGTAAAGATTACAGTTTTGTTAGAGCAAGAGATTATGATACTGGAAAAATAGTTGAAGGTTATATCCCCAAAAATTTGTTGAAGACTGTCCATCCAAGGCAGGACTGGGGAATACTTGTAGTCATAAGTGAGCAAAAAATCTACATTTACAAGAACAATTCATTAGTAAAATCCTGCATTGTTTCAACCGGAATTGCTAAAATAGGGGCGGGGACTCCAACAGGTACATACTTAATCGGTAGCCGAGGAAAGTCTTTTTACAGTCCGAAATACGGCCAGGGAGGATGGAACTGGATAAGGTTTAACCATGGATACCTTTTCCACAGTGTACCTTTTGATAAGCATGGAAAATTGATTCAAGCGGAAGCAAAAAAACTCGGCAGTCAGGCTTCCCACGGATGTGTAAGGTTGTCACTTGAAGATTCGAAATGGTTATACTACAACATCCCAAAGGGGACCCCGGTCATCATTCAAGACCAAATACCGGTTGAGTTTGAACAGAAAATTTCACCTCCGTTGAAGACGGTTGTGAAGATTAACGGCAATAAGCAGCAATATGACCCCGCACCGATCAAAGACGGTGGAGTTTATGCTGTGCCACTTCGCAAATTTATAGATTCAATAAAGGGCGAGTTAGGTGATTGGGACCCAGATAAACGTGCCATCACTGTCAAGGCTGCAGACGTAAGTATAGAGGTAACGGTTGGTAGTAAGGTCGCTAAAGTTAATGGCAAAGAAATTGATATGCCTTTAGAACCTAAAATCATAAACGGCACCATGTACATACCTTTAAGATTTATTGCTGAATCTTTTGGCTGCGAGGTAAGCTTTATACGTAGTGGAAATGAAAAATCAGGGATATTGGAAACAGTTGATATAAATTCCCCTATTCAGCCTGCGGACAAATTTAAATTCCCGGAAGCCGGGAATAGGGGGAAATAATTGATATATATCTCCGACCGCAGCCCGGCGGGCAGGTTTCCTTCACAGTAGACAGCCAAGTCAATATCGGAATTATATTTATAATCCCTCCGGGCGCGGGAGCCTAAGATGACCGTCCGGGTTACATTTTCTCTCTTTTGTAATTCGCTAACAATAGCTATCAAGACACGTTCCGGCAGCCCAAAAAAACCCATAAAGCCTTGCTACGCAATGCTTCACTCACTGTGTTTTCTTTTGAGCAATGCCCCACAACAACCCTGCCTCCGATTAACTCCTGTGCTCTGAATAATGCTTGTACGGCCTTATGAAATCCGGAATTACAGCATTGGTCCTCCCACACAATTGGCACTTTACCCGATAAATGCTGGATCCATTGTACTGTGTCATCTATATGTACATGCCGGTCATAGCTCCTTTAATTCCCCCCAAAAATACAGTTTTACCTATTCGACCTTGGGCTCGATACTTAATAAACAGACAGAAATCGTTATTTTTAAAAAACTGCTCCCAACTTCAAATAGGGGAAAATATAAAAACCACAGCTTTTCACTGTGGTCAGATAAAATTTAGGTTTAAGTCCGCTAACATAACAATCAGCCGCCTGTTTGGATACCCAGGTTAATATCCTTTGCTTTCTGTTTAACAAAATCCCGAATCCGCTCCGCACTTT
The sequence above is drawn from the Thermincola ferriacetica genome and encodes:
- the rfbB gene encoding dTDP-glucose 4,6-dehydratase → MKILVTGGAGFIGSNFLNLFVPRYPDCRFINLDKLTYAANLLNLKNIQAKQNYVFVRGDIADYSTVAAVFEKYEPDIVVHFAAESHVDRSILGPADFINTNILGTFNLLEACRKYWGDRPGKLFHHVSTDEVYGSLGETGYFTEETRYDPSSPYSASKASSDHLVRAYHRTYGLPVKVTNCSNNYGPYQFPEKLIPLMILHALEGKSLPVYGTGENVRDWLFVEDHCEAIWTVIEKGNVGETYNIGGNNQWKNIDIVHKICDLLGEKLDKDPQEFKKLITFVKDRPGHDLRYAIDATKIRDQLGWKPRETFETGLNKTIDWYLHNKDWVESVKTGDYKKWLEMNYGT
- a CDS encoding stalk domain-containing protein, which codes for MKRIIIGFSLIIMIFSFYGVSAWASSPDSEESLTDAIYAPSPSRQKFEKLPSNETGVLPAPSFPKTMVVVNNGENSFVKVKVQPNKRSKTVGKIYGSLTGIEVLRSGKDYSFVRARDYDTGKIVEGYIPKNLLKTVHPRQDWGILVVISEQKIYIYKNNSLVKSCIVSTGIAKIGAGTPTGTYLIGSRGKSFYSPKYGQGGWNWIRFNHGYLFHSVPFDKHGKLIQAEAKKLGSQASHGCVRLSLEDSKWLYYNIPKGTPVIIQDQIPVEFEQKISPPLKTVVKINGNKQQYDPAPIKDGGVYAVPLRKFIDSIKGELGDWDPDKRAITVKAADVSIEVTVGSKVAKVNGKEIDMPLEPKIINGTMYIPLRFIAESFGCEVSFIRSGNEKSGILETVDINSPIQPADKFKFPEAGNRGK
- a CDS encoding nucleotidyltransferase family protein, which translates into the protein MGFFGLPERVLIAIVSELQKRENVTRTVILGSRARRDYKYNSDIDLAVYCEGNLPAGLRSEIYINYFPLFPASGNLNLSAG
- a CDS encoding DUF6431 domain-containing protein → MTQYNGSSIYRVKCQLCGRTNAVIPDFIRPYKHYSEHRS